From Legionella adelaidensis, the proteins below share one genomic window:
- a CDS encoding transporter substrate-binding domain-containing protein, producing MVWIRFCFLLFFLFHSTVYAKPLLIGIPPFAPPFVMQLDSKTQFVGFDIDIMNEICKRLEVQCQYLPYSFNDIFTNLDAKNIDLGIGDITITSQRMSEYLFSLPYMESYAQFITTKSSKIITTDQLKGKKIGIAHEALFGPLVLEVLDGKVDFVEFHYISDMIVGLTAGDVDGIIMDAATAQSLYANNDNLALVGDRLPLGLGYGIVTIKENEDLMYKINQALLEMEADGTYISIYNIYFAGFN from the coding sequence ATGGTATGGATACGATTTTGCTTCTTATTATTTTTTTTATTTCATTCTACAGTATATGCAAAACCATTACTAATTGGGATCCCTCCTTTCGCTCCACCTTTTGTTATGCAGCTCGATAGCAAAACGCAATTCGTTGGCTTTGATATTGATATAATGAATGAAATTTGTAAGCGATTAGAAGTTCAATGCCAATATTTACCTTATAGTTTCAATGATATTTTCACAAACCTGGATGCAAAAAATATTGATTTGGGGATTGGAGATATAACAATTACTTCCCAACGCATGAGTGAGTATCTTTTTAGTTTGCCTTACATGGAAAGCTATGCCCAATTCATCACCACCAAATCCAGTAAAATTATTACAACAGATCAATTAAAGGGTAAAAAAATTGGTATAGCCCATGAAGCACTTTTTGGACCTTTGGTTCTGGAAGTATTAGATGGAAAGGTTGATTTTGTTGAGTTCCATTATATTTCTGACATGATTGTAGGCTTAACTGCGGGTGACGTCGATGGGATTATTATGGACGCAGCTACCGCCCAGAGTTTGTATGCTAATAATGATAATTTAGCTTTAGTGGGAGACCGCTTACCTTTGGGATTAGGGTATGGGATTGTTACCATTAAAGAAAATGAAGATTTAATGTATAAAATTAATCAAGCATTATTAGAAATGGAAGCTGACGGTACTTACATAAGTATATATAATATCTATTTTGCGGGCTTCAATTAA
- a CDS encoding alpha-L-glutamate ligase-like protein encodes MIKTYLRLRKNGILSINQRNSDYVLRYNKRRLFPLVDDKLKTKRLALQAGIAVPALYELIETEHQIKKIDQLLQPYTDFVIKPARGAGGDGILVITGQVHGRYRQINGKLLTKQELSYHLSCLLSGAYSLGGHSDYAIIERRVIVDPVFAEVSHEGIPDIRIITLLGYPAMAMLRLPTRSSGGKANLHQGAIGTGVNLSNGKTLGGVSNNDTIDYHPDTLNSIVDIEIPYWDKILEIAASSYELTGLGYLGVDVVIDKEKGPMMLELNARPGLNIQIANREGGLNRYKLIEKRASLGREPIPARIQFSKEMFAR; translated from the coding sequence ATGATAAAGACCTATTTACGTTTACGTAAAAATGGCATTCTAAGCATCAATCAAAGGAATAGTGATTATGTATTACGTTATAATAAACGTAGACTTTTTCCTTTGGTAGATGACAAGTTAAAAACCAAACGTCTCGCTTTACAAGCAGGTATCGCAGTTCCCGCGCTTTACGAACTTATTGAAACAGAACATCAAATAAAAAAAATTGATCAACTTCTACAACCTTATACAGACTTTGTAATTAAGCCTGCACGTGGCGCAGGTGGTGATGGTATCCTGGTAATTACTGGACAAGTTCATGGACGCTACCGACAAATCAATGGCAAGCTACTTACCAAACAAGAACTCAGTTACCATTTATCTTGTTTATTATCAGGTGCATATAGTCTTGGCGGACACTCTGATTACGCGATTATAGAGCGACGAGTCATTGTGGACCCCGTCTTTGCCGAAGTCAGCCATGAAGGCATCCCGGATATTAGAATTATTACTTTATTAGGTTATCCGGCTATGGCGATGTTACGCCTTCCTACCCGTTCTTCCGGGGGAAAAGCTAACCTTCACCAGGGGGCAATAGGAACCGGAGTAAACTTATCTAACGGTAAAACGCTAGGGGGGGTAAGCAATAATGATACCATTGATTATCATCCCGACACTTTAAATTCAATTGTCGATATTGAAATCCCTTATTGGGATAAAATATTGGAAATTGCTGCTAGTTCCTACGAATTAACTGGTTTAGGCTATCTTGGCGTAGACGTTGTTATCGATAAAGAAAAAGGCCCTATGATGCTGGAACTGAATGCGCGGCCCGGGCTGAATATTCAAATAGCTAACAGAGAAGGCGGTTTAAATCGTTATAAACTTATTGAAAAAAGAGCCTCACTGGGACGAGAACCCATCCCAGCAAGAATTCAATTTAGTAAAGAAATGTTTGCCCGCTAG
- a CDS encoding inactive transglutaminase family protein, giving the protein MQSNKRHVYGLIITLFLVGIGLFLYRHFALDVPLTDTENVNSWMVEANLRFNADPHVPVKASFSIPYMSPYFSILDEYFVAQNYGVTTHLDGYNRQAIWSLRRGHGPQSLYYRAIFRETDINETNLPKPHRFKTEILPENQKAAVDAIILQARQSSADIQTFAQSTIKELNKNEGNSRLIIGNDVSELSIVNAAVLVLNNAKIAAMPVQGIYLEQYHKTDLTFYLAVYNDKEWVFINPKTGVAGLPANLLIWQYGSEPIFSVLGGKKPQFSLSVSAAPMNALTIAKARGLQTESELLRFSLLQLPVEVQETYKILLTVPIGAFIILLLRNFIGLSTFGTFMPVLIALAFRETHVVWGIILFTLIVSFGLLARFYLDQLRLLLVPRLASILTIVILLMIFLSVICQNLGLDSGLSVALFPMVILTMTIERMCITWDERGAGEALSAGAGSMLAAVICYGAMNYAPMQYLIFAFPELLLVLLALLLWFGQYRGYRLLELVRFNVLAKARS; this is encoded by the coding sequence ATGCAATCGAATAAGCGCCATGTTTATGGCCTCATAATAACCTTGTTTTTGGTGGGAATCGGTTTGTTTTTATATCGGCACTTTGCGTTAGATGTGCCGCTTACTGATACGGAAAATGTCAACAGTTGGATGGTAGAAGCCAACCTGCGCTTCAATGCGGATCCCCATGTTCCCGTAAAGGCCAGTTTTTCTATTCCGTATATGTCACCATATTTTAGCATTTTAGATGAATATTTTGTCGCTCAAAATTATGGAGTAACCACTCATTTAGACGGGTATAATCGTCAAGCTATTTGGTCATTACGCCGTGGTCATGGCCCACAATCCCTCTATTACCGTGCTATTTTTCGCGAAACTGATATTAATGAAACAAATCTTCCTAAACCGCATCGCTTTAAAACCGAAATTCTTCCTGAAAACCAAAAAGCGGCAGTGGACGCTATCATTCTTCAGGCGAGACAATCATCAGCCGACATTCAAACATTTGCACAAAGTACTATTAAAGAGCTTAATAAGAATGAGGGAAATTCAAGGTTGATAATAGGTAATGACGTTAGTGAGTTGAGTATAGTTAATGCAGCGGTGTTAGTTTTAAATAATGCCAAAATCGCTGCTATGCCTGTGCAGGGAATTTATTTAGAGCAATACCATAAAACAGATTTAACGTTTTATTTAGCAGTTTATAACGATAAGGAGTGGGTTTTTATTAATCCCAAAACGGGCGTGGCTGGGCTCCCGGCTAACTTATTAATATGGCAATATGGTAGTGAGCCTATTTTTTCGGTATTAGGCGGCAAAAAGCCACAATTTTCCCTCTCCGTTTCTGCTGCCCCTATGAATGCATTGACCATCGCTAAAGCAAGGGGACTGCAGACTGAATCTGAATTATTACGCTTTTCTTTATTACAATTACCTGTAGAAGTACAAGAGACCTATAAAATTTTACTTACCGTGCCCATAGGTGCTTTCATTATTTTATTGTTGCGGAATTTTATTGGTTTAAGCACTTTTGGGACATTTATGCCTGTCCTTATAGCGCTTGCTTTTAGAGAAACGCATGTGGTTTGGGGAATTATTTTATTTACCCTTATCGTTTCTTTCGGACTTTTAGCCCGTTTTTATCTTGATCAATTACGTTTACTGCTCGTCCCCCGCTTAGCTTCAATTTTAACTATTGTTATCCTGTTAATGATTTTTTTAAGTGTTATTTGCCAAAATTTAGGTTTGGATTCCGGATTGTCTGTAGCATTATTCCCCATGGTTATTTTAACTATGACCATTGAACGGATGTGCATTACCTGGGATGAACGGGGTGCGGGTGAAGCTTTAAGCGCTGGTGCAGGTAGCATGTTAGCAGCTGTTATTTGCTATGGCGCAATGAATTATGCACCCATGCAATATTTGATTTTTGCTTTCCCGGAATTATTATTAGTCCTTTTGGCATTATTACTATGGTTTGGTCAATATAGAGGCTATCGTTTGTTAGAGCTTGTCCGCTTTAATGTATTAGCCAAGGCTCGGTCATGA
- a CDS encoding ATP-dependent zinc protease: MANNEKIIYGFIEKATLVDKNLTLSAKLDTGAKSASLNATHITETEVDGKPYLSFIVPSKEGDVFFQCEYVGDVNIKIRAGERQAKSLVHKSIQRPVVLMKIKLADKERVIRVNLTNRKRFIYPLLLGRQAIIAFDGIIDPSKKYLVKTENV; encoded by the coding sequence ATGGCAAATAACGAAAAAATAATCTATGGATTTATCGAAAAGGCAACGCTAGTTGATAAAAATTTAACGTTATCAGCAAAATTAGATACAGGTGCTAAATCCGCATCTCTAAATGCCACTCACATTACTGAAACAGAAGTTGATGGAAAACCGTATCTAAGCTTTATAGTACCTTCGAAAGAAGGCGACGTTTTTTTTCAATGTGAGTATGTGGGTGATGTTAATATAAAAATACGGGCCGGAGAGAGACAAGCAAAGTCCTTAGTCCATAAGTCTATTCAACGTCCTGTAGTATTAATGAAAATTAAATTAGCTGATAAGGAAAGAGTTATCAGAGTTAATCTGACAAATAGAAAACGATTTATTTATCCCCTTCTTTTAGGTCGACAAGCAATTATTGCTTTTGATGGGATAATTGATCCGAGTAAAAAATATCTTGTTAAAACTGAGAATGTCTAA
- a CDS encoding C1 family peptidase — protein MKIARFVYVSLFAAGSVFAQDFQVVGKITHPLSVPVTKATSLKAQPLKRITLMKVQLSEQAQSAIKARTNSVKQAHTLLSAGKLPSKVQLGMGNVPVLDQGMHGTCATFANTAAVNATLNLGDYISQLCQLELGSFLENNGYIPSGWNGTLGKTVLSQMDSFGIVSKDQQEMYGCGGMTQYPVDSAELGEELSPQEFHKLSEPLSDKIGWSNILDVYQAFNDKVNIISVLQQVKESLNKEERVTFGVLLPDLELGVAGAVGSYHAQNDTWVLSDEIIRDLYQSMIQAGHEMVITGYDDNAIAVDKNGIQHRGLLTLRNSWGESIGDHGDFYMSYDYFKALVIEAQEIRSLQKDKDKDVEAVS, from the coding sequence ATGAAAATTGCACGTTTTGTGTATGTATCCCTCTTCGCCGCCGGGTCGGTTTTTGCTCAAGATTTTCAAGTTGTGGGCAAAATTACCCACCCACTATCTGTTCCCGTTACCAAAGCCACAAGCTTGAAGGCTCAGCCTTTAAAAAGAATTACTTTAATGAAAGTGCAATTGTCGGAGCAAGCTCAGTCAGCGATTAAGGCACGCACGAACTCAGTAAAGCAAGCGCATACTCTCTTATCAGCAGGAAAATTACCCTCTAAGGTCCAGCTGGGTATGGGGAATGTTCCGGTTCTCGATCAGGGGATGCACGGCACCTGTGCTACTTTTGCTAATACTGCTGCAGTTAACGCTACTCTAAATCTAGGCGATTACATTAGTCAGTTATGTCAATTAGAGCTGGGCAGCTTTCTGGAAAATAATGGATACATCCCTAGTGGCTGGAACGGCACATTGGGGAAAACTGTGCTCAGCCAAATGGATTCCTTTGGAATTGTTAGCAAAGATCAACAGGAAATGTATGGCTGTGGTGGTATGACTCAATATCCTGTTGATTCGGCAGAGTTAGGTGAAGAACTTTCTCCACAAGAATTTCATAAATTGAGCGAGCCTTTATCCGATAAAATTGGTTGGAGTAACATTTTAGATGTGTATCAAGCCTTTAATGATAAAGTAAATATCATTAGCGTGTTGCAGCAAGTAAAAGAATCATTAAATAAAGAGGAGCGAGTTACCTTCGGTGTGCTGTTACCTGATCTTGAATTAGGAGTTGCCGGAGCCGTGGGCTCTTACCATGCTCAAAATGATACGTGGGTCTTAAGTGATGAAATTATTCGTGATTTATACCAATCAATGATTCAAGCAGGTCATGAGATGGTAATTACTGGATATGATGACAATGCCATTGCTGTTGATAAAAATGGCATACAACATAGAGGGTTGTTAACGCTGCGTAATTCCTGGGGTGAATCAATCGGCGATCACGGAGATTTCTATATGTCGTATGATTACTTCAAGGCTTTGGTAATCGAAGCGCAAGAGATTAGATCCTTGCAAAAAGATAAAGATAAGGACGTTGAGGCCGTTAGCTAG
- a CDS encoding DUF4254 domain-containing protein: MFYLDYPTYITELQLRCLTEWEKDKISLHEEGFFRIVEENHAFNFQLWNAEDRARRDDQGHEFVYVAKREIDHCNQQRNNRMEAMDEWLFNALAPSTDSICPVHSETPGMMIDRLSILTLKSFHMEIQANRQDVSQDHIIKCRNKLAILLAQKDQLEKCLHDLFDDILNKKRTFRVYHQFKMYNDPTLNPELYRN, encoded by the coding sequence ATGTTTTATTTAGATTATCCCACGTATATCACAGAACTTCAGCTACGCTGCCTTACAGAATGGGAAAAAGACAAGATATCTTTGCATGAAGAAGGTTTTTTTCGAATTGTGGAAGAAAATCACGCTTTTAATTTTCAATTATGGAATGCAGAAGACAGGGCACGCCGCGATGATCAGGGGCATGAATTTGTTTATGTTGCAAAAAGGGAAATTGACCATTGCAATCAGCAACGCAATAATCGTATGGAGGCAATGGACGAGTGGTTATTTAATGCTCTAGCTCCAAGCACAGACAGTATTTGTCCGGTACATTCTGAAACACCCGGAATGATGATCGACAGGCTCTCCATTCTTACCTTAAAAAGCTTTCATATGGAGATTCAAGCTAATCGTCAGGACGTGAGCCAAGACCATATAATTAAGTGTAGAAATAAGCTTGCTATTTTACTGGCGCAAAAAGACCAATTAGAAAAGTGTCTTCATGACTTATTTGATGATATTTTGAATAAAAAAAGAACTTTTCGCGTGTATCATCAGTTTAAAATGTACAATGATCCTACGCTAAATCCCGAACTATACCGAAATTAA
- a CDS encoding C1 family peptidase — translation MKFFIIFISVLLNGVAVSRPDVKLIGELNQTITLPSNKLANSIPLNRDISLLKLKFSDTALETMSKRASFILANDNKTESCDGPRSIQLGMNNIPVLDQGSHATCATFANTAAIDAGLGQGDYISQLCLLQLGLTLESEKLAWTPSGWSGTLGPIVLKTIDTFGVVSKQNQKIYGCGGLKEYPTDGTGPTSGISLADYHENSDALRRIAGWSPILDIAEYTKVDKNITFQDVRNALVSGDRVTIGVALVDFELGTVGAVGKYKNENDTWVLTHEMLVDLYKQTASLAGHEMIVTGYDDDAVAYEYGDEKIRHQGLFKLRNSWGDKLGDGGDFYMSYDYFKTQVIEAQRIKIRKNY, via the coding sequence ATGAAATTTTTCATTATTTTTATATCTGTTTTGCTTAATGGGGTGGCCGTCTCTCGCCCTGACGTTAAGTTAATAGGAGAGTTAAACCAAACTATTACCCTCCCTTCCAATAAACTGGCTAACTCTATCCCTCTCAATCGAGATATTTCTTTATTGAAACTGAAATTCAGTGATACTGCTTTGGAAACTATGAGCAAGCGCGCTAGTTTTATTTTAGCCAACGATAATAAAACCGAATCCTGTGATGGTCCTCGCAGTATCCAACTGGGGATGAATAATATCCCCGTTTTAGATCAAGGGAGTCATGCAACATGTGCTACTTTTGCTAATACCGCCGCTATTGATGCAGGCCTTGGCCAAGGAGACTATATTAGCCAGCTATGTTTATTACAACTTGGCTTAACTCTTGAAAGTGAAAAATTAGCCTGGACACCTAGCGGTTGGTCGGGAACTCTTGGCCCGATTGTATTAAAAACGATTGACACTTTTGGCGTGGTTAGCAAACAAAATCAAAAAATCTATGGGTGTGGTGGCTTAAAAGAATATCCTACCGATGGTACAGGCCCAACTTCAGGTATCTCCTTGGCGGATTATCATGAAAATAGTGATGCACTCAGACGAATTGCTGGTTGGTCCCCCATTTTAGATATCGCAGAATATACAAAAGTTGATAAAAATATTACCTTCCAGGATGTGAGAAATGCTTTAGTTTCAGGTGACAGGGTAACTATTGGTGTTGCATTAGTCGATTTTGAGTTAGGTACAGTTGGGGCTGTTGGAAAATATAAAAATGAAAATGATACATGGGTGTTAACCCATGAAATGCTCGTTGATCTGTACAAACAGACTGCCTCTCTGGCCGGTCATGAAATGATTGTTACCGGATATGATGACGACGCAGTTGCTTATGAATATGGAGATGAAAAAATCAGACACCAAGGGTTATTCAAGCTCCGTAACTCCTGGGGCGACAAACTGGGGGATGGTGGCGATTTTTACATGTCTTATGATTATTTTAAAACACAAGTTATTGAAGCACAGCGAATTAAAATACGGAAAAATTATTAG
- the rnr gene encoding ribonuclease R, producing the protein MSRNQLISTLEINEDNKQESLGFRLRAMVRDGQIMQDRRGRFCLLRRINLKRGTIQGHPDGFGFFIPDDDSDDMVLSAMEMRGVMHGDVVLAYQTGVDRRGRLEGKIHEVIEHANTNVVGRFFSEHGVFSVIPDNKRLIHDISITPEQTLGAKDGQIVLVEILAYPSKRTQAVGKVIHILGEHMAPGMEIEVSILAHGIPSEWPEEVLQEVANVPMHVTEDQLRGRTDLRHLPFVTIDGEDAKDFDDAVYCYEKAKGGFQLYVAIADVSHYVKENSALDIEAAKRGNSVYFPGKVVPMLPEALSNGICSLNPKTDRLCMVAEMAISPTGKITRANFYRGVIHSQARLTYTKVNEWVLQNKIDKDYEHIWPAIQSLHSLFQVLNETRKNRGAMDFETTETKIEFDEFRKIKHIHPVIRNDAHRLIEECMLAANMSTAKFLQKAKIPTLYRVHPPPEEDKVLALRKFLGEFGLMLGGGKNPHPKDFQRTLAQVGNRPEKHLIETVMLRSLKQAHYVESNDGHFGLAYSAYTHFTSPIRRYPDLLIHRAMGHLIDHDQLENFEYNEEDMSRFGKHCSSTERRADEATREVVAWLKCEFMQDKLGQVFRGRISAVTGFGIFVELDEIFVEGLVHVTSLKSDYYTFDSTKHRLVGERSGRVYRLGDKMTVLVARVDLDERKIDFEPVEDEVGDE; encoded by the coding sequence ATGTCTCGAAATCAACTCATTAGCACTTTAGAAATTAATGAAGACAATAAACAAGAGTCACTAGGCTTTCGTCTGCGCGCTATGGTGCGTGATGGACAGATCATGCAGGATAGACGCGGACGTTTTTGTTTACTGCGCCGGATTAATTTAAAAAGAGGAACGATACAAGGACACCCCGATGGGTTTGGTTTTTTTATTCCTGATGATGATTCCGATGACATGGTTCTCTCGGCGATGGAAATGCGGGGAGTGATGCATGGGGACGTGGTTCTCGCTTATCAAACCGGTGTTGATAGACGAGGAAGATTAGAAGGAAAAATTCATGAGGTAATTGAGCACGCAAACACAAACGTGGTTGGTCGCTTTTTTTCTGAACATGGCGTGTTCTCGGTTATACCGGATAACAAACGGCTTATCCATGATATTTCTATTACTCCTGAGCAAACATTAGGCGCTAAAGATGGGCAAATTGTCCTTGTAGAGATTCTTGCCTATCCAAGCAAAAGAACGCAAGCGGTGGGGAAAGTTATTCATATTTTGGGTGAGCATATGGCCCCGGGTATGGAAATTGAAGTCTCAATATTAGCGCACGGGATCCCTTCAGAATGGCCTGAGGAAGTATTACAAGAAGTGGCTAATGTTCCCATGCATGTTACTGAAGACCAATTAAGAGGGAGAACTGATTTACGTCATTTGCCTTTCGTAACCATTGATGGTGAAGATGCCAAAGATTTTGATGACGCGGTTTATTGTTATGAGAAAGCAAAAGGCGGCTTCCAATTGTATGTTGCTATTGCTGATGTAAGTCATTATGTAAAAGAGAACTCTGCATTGGATATTGAAGCTGCCAAGCGAGGTAACTCCGTATACTTTCCGGGAAAAGTGGTGCCTATGTTACCGGAAGCACTTTCCAATGGAATTTGCTCTCTAAATCCCAAAACCGATCGTCTGTGTATGGTTGCCGAGATGGCAATAAGTCCTACAGGAAAGATAACACGCGCTAATTTTTATCGCGGCGTTATTCATTCGCAAGCAAGACTTACTTATACAAAAGTGAACGAATGGGTTCTCCAAAATAAAATTGACAAAGATTACGAACATATTTGGCCAGCTATTCAATCACTTCATTCCCTTTTTCAAGTTCTCAATGAGACAAGAAAAAATAGAGGGGCAATGGATTTTGAAACGACTGAAACTAAAATTGAATTTGACGAGTTTAGAAAGATAAAGCACATCCATCCAGTAATTCGAAATGACGCGCACCGCTTAATTGAAGAATGTATGTTAGCAGCTAATATGTCCACCGCTAAATTTTTGCAAAAAGCTAAGATACCTACTCTGTATCGAGTCCACCCGCCACCAGAAGAAGACAAAGTCCTTGCTTTAAGAAAATTTTTAGGTGAATTTGGTTTAATGTTAGGAGGAGGGAAAAATCCTCATCCTAAGGATTTTCAACGTACCCTTGCCCAGGTGGGAAATAGACCAGAAAAACATTTGATTGAAACAGTAATGTTGCGCTCTTTAAAACAAGCCCATTATGTGGAATCTAATGATGGACACTTTGGCTTGGCATATTCGGCTTATACGCACTTTACCTCTCCAATAAGAAGATATCCTGACTTATTAATTCACCGGGCTATGGGACATTTAATAGATCATGACCAACTCGAAAATTTTGAATATAACGAAGAAGATATGTCTCGTTTTGGTAAACATTGTTCTAGTACAGAAAGAAGAGCGGATGAAGCAACTAGAGAAGTAGTTGCCTGGTTAAAATGTGAATTTATGCAGGACAAGTTAGGCCAGGTATTTCGTGGGCGTATCTCTGCAGTGACGGGTTTTGGTATTTTTGTGGAATTAGACGAGATTTTTGTAGAAGGATTAGTTCATGTAACTTCTTTAAAAAGTGATTATTATACGTTTGATAGCACTAAACACCGTTTAGTAGGGGAACGAAGCGGCCGTGTTTATCGCTTAGGGGATAAAATGACGGTTTTAGTAGCCCGTGTAGATCTCGATGAACGAAAGATTGATTTTGAACCGGTTGAAGACGAGGTTGGAGATGAGTGA
- a CDS encoding FAD-dependent monooxygenase has product MESYDIIVIGGGIVGLSAAIAMSKHNFTVSLIDAGGLTATIPDTPDVRVYAINQSSEALFRELEVWDLLEQKRLSPYAHMHIWDAASNATIDFDARMIAKDKLGTIVEESVLKVALLQKARESGIHLLSENKVSGVSLINQTMHLQCGENTWKSKLLMVADGANSHTRDLLGVSINQWSYHQTALVANVETQHSHEKTAYQVFNPSGPLAFLPLANQNQCSIVWSLPPARAESLMAMGEEEFCKHLQEAFAKKLGNVNLLGKRHSFPLTMRHAKRYTGDYWLLLGDAAHTIHPLAGLGLNVGLADVQNFSRLFEDKKNLHSRKLLGSYQRQRKYEVWQIIAAMQTLKGIFANPLLTGIRSVGLNCINQLDFVKRFFIQAAG; this is encoded by the coding sequence ATGGAAAGTTATGACATTATCGTAATAGGTGGCGGTATAGTGGGTTTGAGTGCTGCTATTGCGATGAGCAAGCATAATTTTACTGTTTCCCTAATCGATGCGGGTGGTTTAACCGCTACTATACCCGATACACCGGATGTACGTGTATATGCCATTAATCAATCTTCTGAGGCATTATTCCGTGAGCTAGAAGTTTGGGATTTATTAGAGCAGAAGAGGTTATCCCCTTATGCTCATATGCATATTTGGGATGCGGCTTCCAATGCAACAATTGATTTCGACGCGCGGATGATTGCCAAAGACAAGCTGGGGACTATTGTAGAAGAGTCTGTATTAAAAGTTGCTTTACTACAAAAAGCACGCGAGTCAGGCATACATTTGCTTTCTGAAAATAAAGTGTCGGGAGTAAGTCTTATAAATCAGACGATGCATTTGCAGTGTGGAGAAAATACCTGGAAGAGCAAATTATTGATGGTTGCAGATGGTGCTAATTCGCATACTCGCGATTTATTGGGAGTTTCGATAAATCAATGGTCATATCATCAAACCGCACTGGTAGCAAATGTTGAGACGCAGCATTCCCACGAAAAGACGGCGTACCAAGTGTTTAATCCCAGCGGCCCACTGGCTTTCTTACCCTTAGCCAATCAAAATCAATGCTCTATAGTGTGGTCCTTACCACCCGCAAGAGCAGAAAGTTTAATGGCAATGGGGGAAGAGGAATTTTGTAAACACTTACAAGAGGCATTTGCCAAGAAGCTTGGTAATGTAAATCTTCTAGGCAAGCGCCATTCATTTCCACTAACAATGAGGCATGCAAAAAGATATACCGGCGATTATTGGTTATTATTAGGCGATGCCGCACATACTATTCATCCTCTTGCCGGGCTGGGCTTGAATGTTGGGTTAGCAGATGTGCAAAATTTTAGCCGCTTATTTGAAGATAAAAAAAATTTGCATTCGCGAAAATTATTAGGATCTTACCAACGACAAAGAAAATATGAAGTTTGGCAAATTATTGCAGCTATGCAAACGCTCAAAGGTATTTTTGCCAATCCTTTACTTACAGGGATTCGAAGTGTGGGACTAAATTGTATTAATCAACTGGACTTCGTTAAACGATTTTTTATTCAGGCTGCGGGATGA